A stretch of Castanea sativa cultivar Marrone di Chiusa Pesio chromosome 2, ASM4071231v1 DNA encodes these proteins:
- the LOC142625151 gene encoding uncharacterized protein LOC142625151, translating to MEIGLVKPKEALANWDEAKIKVANFKSRTLNALFSVATNEEFKKISSTETATEAWTILQTTFEGTKAIKDLKLQMLMTSFEEIKMKEDETFDEFYAKLKDIVNSAFNLGDHIPEPKIVREELKSLRRDFMPR from the coding sequence ATGGAAATTGGCTTGGTGAAGCCAAAGGAAGCGTTGGCTAATTGGGATGAGGCCAAGATCAAAGTGGCAAACTTCAAGAGCAGAACATTGAATGCCCTATTCAGTGTGGCGaccaatgaggagttcaagaaaatatcctcAACTGAAACTGCAacggaagcatggaccatcctccagacaacctttGAAGGGACTAAGGCTATCAAGGATTTAAAGCTCCAAATGCTCATGACTAGCTTTGAGGAGATAAAGATGAAGGAGGATGAGacgtttgatgagttctatgccaagctaaaggacatagtaaactcagcATTCAATCTTGGTGATCATATTCCTGAGCCCAAGATTGTGAGAGAGGAGCTTAAATCTCTCaggagagatttcatgccaagataa